The genomic segment TGTATTGGCGTTTTCATAAAATTATCTTTATTAAATAATGCAAACCCAACTTTTCCTTTGTCTGAAGTGATGTTATTTATAGTTACAGTTATTTTTTTGTTTTGAGCCGTAATCGAATTTGTAATTGATAACATTGCTACGACTAAAATTGATAATAAAAATTTCATAATATTTTTGTTTAAGTGTTAATATTATTGTTTTTGATTGTACAAAAATGCAACACAATCACACTTTTTAAAAGTAAAGAATACCGAACTGTTTTTTTTGTATACTGAATTGTAAAAAATTCCTACTTATCTTTTAAAAGGCTTAATTAATAAGGTAATAATTATGCGTTTTGCAACGAATTTATGAATTGTAAAACTCATTAAATAACAAGTATTACAAGTTAAGTTGCGAAAAATAAATTTTGTTAATTGCATCCAGCTTTAGCTGGATGTTATAATTAAATTAAACACAAATGGCTTTAGCCAAAATACGTTTAGCTAAAAGCCAACATTTCATTAAAACAGTCTTACTGTGGATTAAAACCCATTAATATTGATTCAATTTTAAAAAAAATGTGAATTCGTGGCAAAAAACTACAACTCCCAAATCTCTAAAATTGAATTAATTCTGATTGTAAATTACTTTTAATAAAATATCAATAATTATAAACTTCTTTTTTTATCAGATTGATAAAAGTGAATAAAAAGTCTTCATTTGTAACAATTGAATCAAAAAATAATATACTTTTACACCATGTTTACTTTAAAAAATAAAACAGCTATTATAGTTCCCAGATTGCGCTTTCGCAGTCAAACTCGCTAATACCTAAAAATTAGCAAACAAACAGGAGAACTATAATTTTTTATTTTTTTATCATGAATTACACAACAAACACCAAAAGCAAATCAACACAAATTATTATTTCTAATAACAATAATTTTGTGCGTCGCTTTTTCTTACCTCGCCCTTTGGGTGTCTAAAAAATTATGGAATTAGGTGAGTCCAATTCCGCTTTTCAAAAACAACAATTTAAGTACAAACATTTTTAAAACATCAATACAATGCAAATTGTAATTGCCAATAAATCGCATAGTATTTATGCAGAAATTATCTGTAAAACTATAGAAGATGCTGCTAAAATTAGAGGAACAGGAATTGCCAAACGAAAACCTGAATACATAACTACCAAAATGGAAAATGGAAATGCAGTTATTGCTTTAGAAGGCAATAAATTTGCTGGTTTCTGTTATATTGAAGCTTGGAGCCATGGAAAATTCGTTGCCAATTCTGGTTTAATTGTACATCCCGATTTTAGAAATATTGGGTTAGCAAAACAGATAAAAAAAGTAGTTTTTGAGCATTCCAGAACCAAATTTCCGAACTCTAAAATATTTAGTATTACAACTGGTTTAGCCGTTATGAAACTAAATAGCGATTTGGGTTACAAACCTGTTACTTTCTCGGAACTTACCAACGACCAATCTTTCTGGAAAGGTTGCCAAACCTGTAAAAATTACGATGTTTTAACAAGAACTGAACAAAAAATGTGTTTGTGTACAGGAATGTTATTCGACCCTAAAAAGCAAAACGAAGAAAAACCAAAAAAGGTGAAAGAAAACGTTTTTAAAAGATTAAAAAAAATAAAACAGAACTTGTTTCTAAAAAAAGATAAAAATGTCAAATAATAAAGGAAAAAAATTAGTAATTGCATATAGTGGTGGTTTAGATACTTCTTATTGTGCAGTAAGTTTATCAAAAGAATACGATGTTCACGCAGTTAGTGTAAATACAGGTGGTTTTTCTGATAAAGAAATTAAAAACATAGAAAGTAATGCGTATAAAATGGGCGTTTCAACCTATAAAAATATTGATGCAGTTGCAACATTCTACAATAAAGTAGTAAAATATTTAATTTTTGGAAATGTTCTAAAAAATAGCACTTATCCACTTTCTGTTAGTGCTGAGAGAATTATACAAGCCATCGAAATTATAGAATACGCAAAAAGTATAAATGCAGCATATATTGCGCATGGAAGTACTGGTGCAGGAAACGACCAAGTTCGTTTTGATATGATTTTTCAAACTTTAGCGCCAAACATTAAAATTATTACACCTATTAGAGACCAAAAATTAACCAGACAAGAAGAAATAGAGTATTTAAAATCGGAAGGAATTGATATGCCTTGGGAAAAATCGAAGTATTCTGTAAATAAAGGACTTTGGGGAACAAGTGTTGGTGGTGTTGAAACTTTAAAATCAGAAAAACCTTTACCAAGTGAAGCATATCCTTCTCAATTAGAAAAAACTGGAGAAGAAAAAGTTACCATCACTTTTAAAAATGGAGAATTCGTAGCTTTAAATGGTGAAGAAAACAAACCTGAAATAAACATTGAAAATCTTAATGAAATTGCCTCTAAATATGCAATTGGTAGAGATATTCATGTTGGCGATACCATTGTTGGTACAAAAGGAAGAGTTGGTTTTGAAGCAGCTGCTGCTTTAATTACGGTAAAAGCCCATCATTTATTAGAAAAACACACGCTTACAAAATGGCAACTGCAACACAAAGAGTATTTATCGAGTTTTTACGGAATGCATTTGCATGAAGGGCAGTATTTAGATCCTGTAATGAGAGATACTGAAGCTTTCCTACAAAGTTCTCAAAAAATGGTTTCAGGAAATGTGGTGGTTACTTTAAAACCCTATCATTTTTCTTTGGATGGAATTATTTCTAACCACGATTTAATGTCGAGTGCATTCAGCACGTATGGTGAAGAAAATAAAGCATGGACAGCTGATGATGCAAAAGGTTTTATCAAAATTTTGGGAAATCAAAATAAAATTTATCAACAAGTAAATAAATAACGATGTTAAAAGTAGGAATTATAGGTGGCGCAGGCTATACTGCTGGTGAGTTAATCAGGCTATTATTGAACCATCCAAAAACGAATATCAATTTTGTGTACAGCACCTCAAATGCTGGAAATAAATTATATAAGGTTCATCAAGATTTAATTGGAAGTACAGAAATTAAATTTTCTTCGGAAATCAATAAAAATGTAGATGTCTTATTTTTATGTTTAGGGCATGGAAATTCAAAAGCTTTTCTAGAGAAAAACTCATTTTCAAATAACACAAAAATCATAGATTTAAGTAATGATTTTAGACTAACTTCTGATAAAAATTTAGAAGGAAAAGAATTTGTGTACGGTTTACCAGAATTACAAAAAGAAGCGATAAAATCGGCTAAATATATTGCAAATCCTGGTTGTTTTGCAACTGCTTTGCAATTGGCAATTTTACCTTTGGCAGCAAACGGATTGTTAAAAAAAGATATTCATATTAACGCTGTAACTGGTGCAACTGGTGCAGGAACTTCGTTGTCTGCAACTACACATTTTACCTATAGAGATAATAATTTTTCGCATTATAAAGCTTTTACGCATCAGCATTTGGGTGAAATAAATCAAACAATACATCAATTACAAAGTAATTATACTGATGATGTTATTTTTATTCCAAATAGAGGAAATTTTTCCAGAGGAATATTTGCAACCGTTTATACAAAGTATAATGGCAGTGTAAACGACGCAAAAAAAATTTATAAAGAATTTTACAAAGATGCTGCTTTTACCTTTATTTCTGATGATGAAATTCACATGAAACAAGTGGTAAACACCAACAAATGTTTACTTCATTTAAAAAAATATGACAATAAACTATTAATTACAAGTACCATCGATAATTTACTAAAAGGAGCTTCTGGTCAGGCAATTCAGAATCTAAATTTACTATTTGGCTTTGAAGAAACAACAGGAATTAATTTAAAAGCGAATTATTTTTAATACTGGTTGATAGTTTTTGGTTGATAGTTTATAGTTAAACCGCCAAAAACCAATAACTAACAACCATAAATCAATATTTATGAAAATAGCAATCATAGGAACAGGAAATTTAGGAAAATCTATTGCGAAAGGTTTAATTACCAACAACGCAATTACCTCTTTATACCTAACCAAAAGAAATTTAGGTGAAATTGAAGAATTTAATGGATACAAAAACGTATTCTTAACCACTGACAATCAAGAAGCTGTAAAAAAATCTGATGTTTTAATATTTGCAGTGCAACCTGCTCATCTTGAACAAATTCTGGATGACATCAAACCAATTTTAACCGAAAAACACGTGTTAATTTCTACAATTACTGGTTTTTTAATTCCTAAAATTGAAGAAAAAGTAGGTGCAGATAAATTTATTATTAGAGCAATGCCAAACACAGCAATTGCCGTTGGAAAATCGATGACCTGTTTGTGTAGCAACGCAAAAGGTGCAAAAAGAATTCAGCTTGCGGAAGCAATTTTTAATAGATTGGGGCATTCTTTGGCAATTCCAGAATCGCAAATGCAAGCAGCAACCGTGGTTTGTGCAAGTGGCATCGCTTTTTGGATGCGTTTAATTCGTGCCACTACTCAAGCTGCAATTCAATTAGGTTTCGATGCTAAAGAAGCACAAGAATTGGCAATGTTTACCAGTGAAGGTGCAGCCAATTTATTAATTACAAATGAAAAGCATCCTGAAGAAGAAATCGACAGAGTTACAACTCCAATGGGTTGCACCATTGAGGGGTTAAACGAAATGGAACATAAAGGTTTAAGCTCTTCTTTAATACAAGGAATGGTGGCTTCTTTTAATAAAATTAGTACTATTAAAAAAGAACAAATATAATGAGCTTATTTAACGTATATCCGTTGTTCAATATCACTCCTGTAAAGGCAAAAGATGTGTATGTTTACGATGAAAATAGTATCAAATATTTAGATTTATATGGTGGACATGCTGTAATTTCTATCGGACATTCGCATCCTAAATATGTAAAAAATATTAGCGAACAAGTTGCAAAAATGGGTTTCTATAGTAATTCTATTCAGAATCCTTTACAAGTTGAATTGGCCGACAAATTAGAAGAATTATCAGGTTGTAAAAATTACGAATTATTTTTATGTAATTCTGGTGCAGAAGCCAATGAAAATGCTTTAAAATTAGCATCTTTTCATACCAATAAAAAGAAAGTTATTGCTTTTAAAAACAGTTTTCATGGAAGAACTTCTGCGGCTGTTGCTGCCACAGATAATCCTAAAATTATTGCACCCATAAACGCACAACAAGAAGTTGAAATTTTAGAATTAGGAAATTTAACTGGTTTGGAAAAAGCATTGGCAAAAAACGATGTTTGTGCTGTTATTATTGAGTTTATACAAGGTGTTGGAGGTTTAGACGAAAGCACAGCCAAATTTTATGAAACTGCTAACAAATTATGTAAAAAATACAATACGTGTTTTATTGCGGATGAAGTACAGTCTGGTTTTGGTAGAACTGGTAATTTTTTCGCATTTCAGAAATTTAATGTCACTCCAGATATTATTTCAATTGCCAAAGGAATGGGAAATGGTTTTCCTGTGGGTGGCATTTTAATTCATCCTTCTATAAAAGCATCTTTTGGTTTGTTAGGAACTACTTTTGGTGGAAACCACTTGGCTTGTGTGGCAACTTTAACAGTTTTAGATGTTATTAAAGAAGAAAAATTAATGGAAAATGCGAAAGAGGTTTCAGCATATTTCATTGAAAAATCAAAGGAAATTCCACAATTAAAAAAATTAAAAGGAAGAGGATTAATGTTAGGGTTGGAATTTGATTTTCCGATTGCAGAATTACGTAAAAACCTAATTTACAATCATAAAATATTTACGGGAAGTGCTAAAAACCCCAATTTAATTCGAGTTTTACCTTCTTTAACAGTTCAAAAAAAACATGTTGATGTGTTTTTTACTGCCTTAAAAAGTGAGTTAAAACAATAGTGAACTAAAACCTCTCGACTGCGCTCGAGAAGACAGCTTTATGCCTGGTCGAGCGCAGTAGAGACCTATTTTTGAAACATGAAAAATTACACACATATAAACGATATCGACAATATCAACTCTTGGATTGAAGAGGCCAAAGCACTTAAAAAAAATCCGTTACAAGATATTGAATTAGGTAAAAACAAAACATTGGCATTGCTATTTTTTAATGCAAGTTTACGAACACGTTTAAGCACTCAAAAAGCTGCTTTAAATTTAGGGATGGATACTATTGTAATGAATGTTTCTGGTGATGCTTGGGGAATTGAATTTGAAGATGGAACAGTTATGAATGGAACTACTGCAGAACATGTTAAAGAAGCTGCAGCAGTAGTTTCTCAATATTGTGATGTAATTGCAATTAGAGCTTTTCCTACTTTAACGGATAAAGAAAGAGATAAAAATGAAGTCGTTTTAAATTCATTTATAAAATACGCTTCTGTACCCATTGTAAATATGGAAAGTGCTACTTCTCACCCATTGCAAGGATTTACAGACGCTATTAGTATTT from the Polaribacter cellanae genome contains:
- a CDS encoding GNAT family N-acetyltransferase, which gives rise to MQIVIANKSHSIYAEIICKTIEDAAKIRGTGIAKRKPEYITTKMENGNAVIALEGNKFAGFCYIEAWSHGKFVANSGLIVHPDFRNIGLAKQIKKVVFEHSRTKFPNSKIFSITTGLAVMKLNSDLGYKPVTFSELTNDQSFWKGCQTCKNYDVLTRTEQKMCLCTGMLFDPKKQNEEKPKKVKENVFKRLKKIKQNLFLKKDKNVK
- a CDS encoding argininosuccinate synthase; translated protein: MSNNKGKKLVIAYSGGLDTSYCAVSLSKEYDVHAVSVNTGGFSDKEIKNIESNAYKMGVSTYKNIDAVATFYNKVVKYLIFGNVLKNSTYPLSVSAERIIQAIEIIEYAKSINAAYIAHGSTGAGNDQVRFDMIFQTLAPNIKIITPIRDQKLTRQEEIEYLKSEGIDMPWEKSKYSVNKGLWGTSVGGVETLKSEKPLPSEAYPSQLEKTGEEKVTITFKNGEFVALNGEENKPEINIENLNEIASKYAIGRDIHVGDTIVGTKGRVGFEAAAALITVKAHHLLEKHTLTKWQLQHKEYLSSFYGMHLHEGQYLDPVMRDTEAFLQSSQKMVSGNVVVTLKPYHFSLDGIISNHDLMSSAFSTYGEENKAWTADDAKGFIKILGNQNKIYQQVNK
- the argC gene encoding N-acetyl-gamma-glutamyl-phosphate reductase, translated to MLKVGIIGGAGYTAGELIRLLLNHPKTNINFVYSTSNAGNKLYKVHQDLIGSTEIKFSSEINKNVDVLFLCLGHGNSKAFLEKNSFSNNTKIIDLSNDFRLTSDKNLEGKEFVYGLPELQKEAIKSAKYIANPGCFATALQLAILPLAANGLLKKDIHINAVTGATGAGTSLSATTHFTYRDNNFSHYKAFTHQHLGEINQTIHQLQSNYTDDVIFIPNRGNFSRGIFATVYTKYNGSVNDAKKIYKEFYKDAAFTFISDDEIHMKQVVNTNKCLLHLKKYDNKLLITSTIDNLLKGASGQAIQNLNLLFGFEETTGINLKANYF
- the proC gene encoding pyrroline-5-carboxylate reductase, with amino-acid sequence MKIAIIGTGNLGKSIAKGLITNNAITSLYLTKRNLGEIEEFNGYKNVFLTTDNQEAVKKSDVLIFAVQPAHLEQILDDIKPILTEKHVLISTITGFLIPKIEEKVGADKFIIRAMPNTAIAVGKSMTCLCSNAKGAKRIQLAEAIFNRLGHSLAIPESQMQAATVVCASGIAFWMRLIRATTQAAIQLGFDAKEAQELAMFTSEGAANLLITNEKHPEEEIDRVTTPMGCTIEGLNEMEHKGLSSSLIQGMVASFNKISTIKKEQI
- a CDS encoding aspartate aminotransferase family protein, which gives rise to MSLFNVYPLFNITPVKAKDVYVYDENSIKYLDLYGGHAVISIGHSHPKYVKNISEQVAKMGFYSNSIQNPLQVELADKLEELSGCKNYELFLCNSGAEANENALKLASFHTNKKKVIAFKNSFHGRTSAAVAATDNPKIIAPINAQQEVEILELGNLTGLEKALAKNDVCAVIIEFIQGVGGLDESTAKFYETANKLCKKYNTCFIADEVQSGFGRTGNFFAFQKFNVTPDIISIAKGMGNGFPVGGILIHPSIKASFGLLGTTFGGNHLACVATLTVLDVIKEEKLMENAKEVSAYFIEKSKEIPQLKKLKGRGLMLGLEFDFPIAELRKNLIYNHKIFTGSAKNPNLIRVLPSLTVQKKHVDVFFTALKSELKQ
- a CDS encoding N-acetylornithine carbamoyltransferase: MKNYTHINDIDNINSWIEEAKALKKNPLQDIELGKNKTLALLFFNASLRTRLSTQKAALNLGMDTIVMNVSGDAWGIEFEDGTVMNGTTAEHVKEAAAVVSQYCDVIAIRAFPTLTDKERDKNEVVLNSFIKYASVPIVNMESATSHPLQGFTDAISISENKTKKKPKVVLSWAPHIKALPHAVGNSFVQAMQKMDVEFVIANPEGYNLDPKITKETPIYHNQEEALKDADFVYAKNWSSYDEYGKVLKTDLDWMITNKKIGDAKFMHCLPVRRNVVVADEVLDGENSLVIEQSNNRTFAAQLVLKKILENL